From Corallococcus soli, a single genomic window includes:
- a CDS encoding PaaI family thioesterase, translating into MSDFTLPTDKAGRQEQLSVLFTEAVPHNHALGLRLVDVGATDATVVMPYADVLVGNPETGVIAGGAVTTLIDATCGAAVFARLSAFAAIVTLDLRIDYLRPARPGLELTAHAECYKVTRLIAFVRALVHQGDPAMPVASSQGTFMRMED; encoded by the coding sequence ATGTCGGACTTCACGCTTCCAACGGACAAGGCGGGACGGCAGGAGCAGCTCTCCGTGCTGTTCACCGAGGCGGTGCCCCACAACCACGCGCTCGGGCTGCGGCTCGTGGACGTGGGCGCCACGGACGCGACGGTGGTGATGCCCTACGCGGACGTCCTGGTGGGCAACCCGGAGACGGGGGTCATCGCGGGCGGCGCGGTGACGACGCTCATCGACGCGACGTGTGGCGCGGCGGTGTTCGCGCGGCTGAGCGCCTTCGCCGCCATCGTCACCCTGGACCTGCGCATCGACTACCTGCGCCCCGCACGGCCCGGCCTGGAGCTGACCGCGCACGCCGAGTGCTACAAGGTCACCCGCCTCATCGCCTTCGTGCGCGCGCTGGTGCACCAGGGCGACCCGGCGATGCCGGTGGCCTCCTCGCAGGGCACCTTCATGCGGATGGAGGACTGA
- a CDS encoding immunity 52 family protein, whose protein sequence is MSETYYAGCYWLARPEPVEACAQRLVTFLRDLEPLDSIWNRWHQAAANFEKARKRQVKLDSATLEKLMRSKAHRFLDRSSFWLWAGENEDETSGVHGNCGGSSKHAGSVCILTLGNLGGIAERVLTAPLLTAVVRAMALAWEPEFGIVTSHEHRELVAPQTGADAGTFVGWVMYFADFRGPVPPLPASVQVEHLPGRGTLITLTQEKFTVSNPEHVALAADVQVRLQDAGLLRPLRPWGT, encoded by the coding sequence ATGAGTGAAACGTACTACGCGGGCTGTTACTGGCTGGCCCGGCCAGAGCCCGTCGAAGCCTGCGCCCAACGCCTGGTGACCTTCCTCCGCGACCTGGAGCCCTTGGATTCCATATGGAATCGCTGGCATCAAGCAGCGGCAAACTTCGAGAAGGCTCGAAAGCGTCAGGTGAAACTGGACAGCGCCACCCTCGAAAAGCTCATGCGGAGCAAGGCCCACCGCTTCCTCGACAGGTCCAGCTTCTGGCTCTGGGCAGGCGAGAACGAGGATGAAACTTCAGGCGTCCATGGCAACTGCGGCGGTTCCTCCAAGCATGCGGGCTCCGTCTGCATCCTCACCCTTGGCAATCTGGGGGGCATCGCGGAGCGCGTCCTGACCGCCCCCCTCCTGACCGCCGTGGTGCGCGCCATGGCGCTCGCGTGGGAGCCGGAGTTCGGCATCGTCACCTCCCACGAACATCGGGAACTCGTGGCGCCGCAGACAGGAGCTGACGCCGGGACGTTCGTCGGCTGGGTCATGTACTTCGCTGACTTTCGTGGCCCCGTGCCGCCGCTGCCCGCCTCCGTCCAGGTGGAGCACCTGCCGGGGCGGGGCACGCTCATCACCCTCACGCAGGAGAAGTTCACCGTCTCCAATCCAGAGCACGTCGCCCTGGCCGCCGATGTCCAGGTGCGCCTCCAGGACGCGGGGCTGCTCCGGCCCCTGCGCCCCTGGGGCACCTGA
- a CDS encoding metallophosphoesterase: protein MKPTSIIASLALAGVLSACGPGEAPEAQPSSVEEVGSTTAALDCAALNAPVYMRVRPSNGSSLLTTNPTEATNAGTTYGFTDDRGTPFKGAKSTGTGLSPVYRLYSPGKNEHLVTIDAAERTSLMASGYTTDEGVGFYASKTAEACLIPVYRFNNTTLQKHRHAVTQAERDSLTAAGWTNQGIKFYAAPTTAQPVDTKFTFVVIPDTQQETVYQPARLTHRMQWIADNKTAQDIRFVMHTGDLMDWDTPDHIHYQRASDSFAVLDNAQIPYAIALGNHDTAAVCQSGSACPGNVNANLRNTTTFNTYFPLSRFKALGGVFETGKCDNAYHTFSAGGLNWLVVNLELWARTNSVNWAKTVLAQFPQHNVIFITHSHLNGSGGIEQGNGGYGNNSPQYVFDNLIKQYANVRFVFSGHVGNAAYRTDTGVHGNTIYQMLNTFHDGTTNPTRLVEIDTAANTISTRVYAPLTNTERADGTKAYSNVNWVR from the coding sequence TTGAAGCCCACTTCCATCATTGCCTCCCTGGCCCTGGCCGGCGTGCTGTCCGCCTGTGGCCCGGGCGAAGCACCCGAAGCGCAGCCATCCTCCGTGGAGGAGGTGGGGAGCACGACGGCGGCGCTGGACTGCGCGGCGCTCAACGCGCCCGTGTACATGCGCGTGCGGCCGTCCAACGGCTCCAGCCTGCTCACGACGAACCCCACGGAGGCCACCAACGCGGGCACGACGTACGGCTTCACGGACGACCGGGGCACGCCCTTCAAGGGCGCGAAGTCCACCGGCACCGGCCTGTCGCCCGTCTACCGCCTCTACAGCCCGGGCAAGAACGAGCACCTCGTCACCATTGACGCCGCCGAGCGCACGAGCCTCATGGCCTCCGGCTACACCACCGACGAGGGCGTGGGCTTCTACGCCTCCAAGACGGCGGAGGCGTGCCTCATCCCCGTCTACCGCTTCAACAACACGACGCTGCAGAAGCACCGCCACGCCGTCACCCAGGCGGAGCGCGACAGCCTCACCGCCGCGGGCTGGACGAACCAGGGCATCAAGTTCTACGCGGCGCCCACCACCGCGCAGCCCGTGGACACGAAGTTCACCTTCGTCGTCATCCCCGACACGCAGCAGGAGACGGTCTACCAGCCCGCCCGGCTGACCCACCGCATGCAGTGGATCGCCGACAACAAGACGGCGCAGGACATCCGCTTCGTGATGCACACCGGGGACCTGATGGACTGGGACACGCCGGACCACATCCACTACCAGCGCGCCAGCGACTCCTTCGCGGTCCTGGACAACGCCCAGATTCCCTACGCCATCGCCCTGGGCAACCACGACACGGCGGCGGTGTGCCAGAGCGGCAGCGCGTGCCCGGGCAACGTCAACGCCAACCTGCGCAACACCACCACCTTCAACACGTACTTCCCGCTGTCGCGCTTCAAGGCGCTGGGCGGCGTGTTCGAAACGGGCAAGTGTGACAACGCCTATCACACGTTCAGCGCGGGCGGCCTGAACTGGCTGGTCGTGAACCTGGAGCTGTGGGCGCGCACGAACTCCGTGAACTGGGCGAAGACGGTGCTGGCGCAGTTCCCCCAGCACAACGTCATCTTCATCACCCACTCGCACCTCAACGGCAGCGGCGGCATCGAGCAGGGCAACGGCGGCTACGGCAACAACAGCCCCCAGTACGTCTTCGACAACCTCATCAAGCAGTACGCCAACGTGCGCTTCGTCTTCTCCGGCCACGTGGGCAACGCCGCCTACCGCACGGACACCGGCGTCCACGGCAACACCATCTACCAGATGCTCAACACGTTCCACGACGGCACGACGAACCCGACGCGGCTGGTGGAGATCGACACCGCGGCCAACACCATCTCCACGCGCGTCTACGCGCCGCTCACGAA
- a CDS encoding restriction endonuclease fold toxin 5 domain-containing protein — protein MEARRAGVWMLLFVLCTGCAGGPTVRLRTAGGGPVRTHAPRAWDGRVPISARDFEAALSRLALEVPLTVRPSRTGRVVRAKAGEGAFLDQGLGFLLRDRYGKWCRAHEAPVDCLSLLEDGAGFSELDRLTFAVGMSLDPLRESLADAVDDTLNPSFFVAVVAGAVTSWVVLAAAPDPVFTKAAAVLAAVFLAYLGIESFLTVVRACGALKDATDRATTFQELEEAGEAFGRTLGPQVARLFVLAVTVLVSHGVTLGMSSALTLLPGYSEAAMLGASQAGFRLAVVQEVSEVAVVGGEVVVTLASTAVAMAAMGPPAAGGPPSAGGPGKWVQVEESMSERARAYQEQVTGAPRGAAYRLRNGDSQVDFDGFDPKEELLLEAKGPGYEKFIKDDMEMKDFFKGFRKMLEQAQRQSDISEGRRIRWMVAEKRFADILRKAFETSRFPIEVVHVPPVP, from the coding sequence ATGGAGGCACGCAGGGCCGGGGTGTGGATGTTGTTGTTCGTGCTGTGCACGGGCTGCGCGGGGGGCCCCACGGTGCGGCTGCGGACCGCCGGTGGTGGGCCGGTGCGAACCCATGCGCCCCGGGCCTGGGATGGGCGTGTTCCCATCAGCGCGCGGGACTTCGAGGCGGCGCTGTCACGGTTGGCGTTGGAGGTGCCGCTGACGGTGCGCCCTTCGCGAACAGGGCGGGTGGTGCGCGCGAAGGCTGGCGAGGGGGCGTTCCTGGACCAGGGGCTCGGGTTCCTGCTGCGCGACCGGTATGGGAAGTGGTGCCGGGCGCATGAGGCTCCCGTGGATTGTCTGTCCTTGCTGGAGGACGGTGCCGGCTTCAGTGAGCTGGACCGGCTGACGTTCGCCGTGGGCATGTCCCTGGATCCGTTGCGAGAGAGCCTGGCGGATGCGGTGGACGACACGCTCAATCCGTCCTTCTTCGTGGCCGTGGTGGCGGGGGCGGTGACGTCGTGGGTGGTCCTGGCCGCCGCGCCGGACCCGGTGTTCACGAAAGCGGCGGCGGTGCTGGCCGCCGTGTTCCTGGCGTACCTGGGGATTGAGTCGTTCCTCACGGTGGTGCGGGCGTGCGGGGCGCTGAAGGACGCGACGGACCGGGCCACGACGTTCCAGGAGTTGGAGGAAGCGGGGGAGGCGTTCGGCCGGACGCTGGGGCCGCAGGTGGCGCGGCTCTTCGTGCTCGCGGTGACGGTGCTGGTGAGTCACGGCGTGACGCTGGGGATGTCGTCGGCGCTCACGTTGCTGCCGGGGTACTCGGAGGCCGCGATGCTGGGGGCGTCGCAGGCGGGCTTCCGGCTGGCGGTGGTGCAGGAGGTGAGCGAGGTGGCGGTGGTGGGCGGGGAGGTGGTGGTGACGCTCGCATCCACGGCGGTGGCGATGGCCGCGATGGGACCTCCCGCGGCGGGTGGACCGCCTTCAGCAGGAGGGCCCGGGAAGTGGGTCCAGGTGGAGGAGTCGATGTCCGAGCGAGCCCGGGCGTATCAAGAGCAGGTGACGGGAGCCCCGAGGGGGGCCGCGTACCGGCTCCGGAACGGAGACTCGCAGGTGGACTTCGACGGCTTCGACCCGAAGGAGGAACTGCTGCTGGAGGCGAAGGGGCCGGGTTATGAGAAGTTCATCAAGGACGACATGGAGATGAAGGACTTCTTCAAGGGCTTCAGAAAGATGCTCGAACAGGCCCAACGTCAATCCGATATCTCAGAGGGTAGGCGCATCCGCTGGATGGTCGCGGAGAAGCGATTCGCGGATATCCTCCGGAAAGCCTTCGAGACCAGCAGGTTCCCGATAGAGGTCGTGCATGTCCCTCCGGTCCCTTGA
- a CDS encoding RtcB family protein yields the protein MSWKQHLEKVAEGHYVLPRTKTMRVHADLFLSDKLLWGEGTPESTGLEDAVFDQVVNAATFPGVTRVAITPDCHVGYGVPIGTIVETDGVLLPTAAGYDIGCGMVQLQTSLKVEDVADPAKRRQWIDEVTERIAVGVGAKRASKQRKLNESTVKEVLRHGAKALGRGHSVTERDFIPVEDTGVDIPVRAYDKRGQLGSLGGGNHFTEMQVDEEGRVWVMLHTGSRGFGWNIAKHFFVEGAAHLGLKSRSEDLIWLDADSALGRDYWNLHNMAANFAVANRLLIGEAVCGALEDVFGGTASIYYEISHNLIQREAGKFVARKGATRAFPGGHPALKGTVWEATGHPILIPGSMETGSAILFAEPGAEKSIYSVNHGSGRRLSRAAARRQLQQEETDRRMKEAGILLNTRVTPLDESGPCYKNLDDVLETVEQAGLARVAHRLKPVACIKGAD from the coding sequence ATGAGCTGGAAGCAACACCTGGAAAAGGTCGCCGAGGGCCACTACGTCCTGCCACGCACGAAGACCATGCGCGTGCACGCGGACCTGTTCCTCTCCGACAAGCTCCTCTGGGGAGAAGGCACCCCGGAGTCCACCGGTCTGGAAGACGCCGTCTTCGACCAGGTGGTCAACGCCGCCACCTTCCCCGGCGTCACCCGCGTCGCCATCACCCCCGACTGTCACGTGGGCTACGGCGTCCCCATTGGCACCATCGTGGAGACCGACGGCGTCCTGCTGCCCACCGCCGCCGGGTACGACATCGGCTGCGGCATGGTCCAGCTCCAGACCTCCCTCAAGGTGGAGGACGTGGCGGACCCCGCGAAGCGCCGCCAGTGGATCGACGAAGTCACGGAACGCATCGCCGTGGGCGTGGGCGCCAAGCGGGCCAGCAAGCAGCGCAAGCTCAACGAGAGCACCGTCAAGGAGGTCCTCCGCCACGGCGCCAAGGCCCTGGGCCGGGGCCACTCCGTCACCGAGCGCGACTTCATCCCCGTGGAGGACACCGGGGTGGACATCCCCGTGCGCGCCTACGACAAGCGCGGGCAGTTGGGCAGCCTGGGCGGCGGCAACCACTTCACCGAGATGCAGGTGGATGAAGAGGGCCGCGTCTGGGTGATGCTCCACACCGGCAGCCGCGGCTTCGGGTGGAACATCGCCAAGCACTTCTTCGTGGAGGGCGCGGCGCACCTGGGCCTCAAGAGCCGCAGCGAGGACCTCATCTGGCTGGACGCGGACAGCGCCCTGGGCCGCGACTACTGGAACCTGCACAACATGGCGGCCAACTTCGCCGTGGCCAACCGGCTGCTCATCGGCGAGGCCGTGTGCGGCGCCCTGGAGGACGTGTTCGGCGGCACCGCGAGCATCTACTACGAAATCTCCCACAACCTCATCCAGCGCGAGGCCGGGAAGTTCGTCGCCCGCAAGGGGGCCACCCGCGCCTTCCCCGGCGGCCACCCCGCCCTCAAGGGCACCGTGTGGGAGGCCACCGGCCACCCCATCCTCATCCCCGGGTCCATGGAGACGGGCAGCGCCATCCTCTTCGCCGAACCCGGCGCGGAGAAGTCTATCTACTCCGTGAACCACGGCTCCGGCCGGCGGCTGTCCCGCGCCGCCGCGCGCCGGCAGCTCCAGCAGGAGGAGACCGACCGGCGCATGAAGGAGGCCGGCATCCTGCTCAACACCCGCGTCACCCCGCTGGACGAGTCCGGGCCCTGCTACAAGAACCTGGACGACGTGCTGGAGACGGTGGAGCAGGCCGGACTCGCCCGGGTGGCCCACCGCCTCAAGCCGGTGGCCTGCATCAAGGGCGCGGACTGA
- a CDS encoding TIGR02266 family protein: MSPLPPSPRTPPPSREAELARAESDMARLEERLAEQVARAAADAQALTERLDRVRQALARPESAGDSRLSQWAVRLEDTESPALTPDMEQLREKALEAREAALDTRRQAGLDLQSSLRLHQEDAARVVKALTDAEADLKRVEAAARARAEAEARARAEAEARTEELARPPAMTPARAKSSRDETPTRSDKPGPRLPLPPAKDEARSNGRVRMHTAIDMRSDSNFFTGFSMDISEGGIFIATVEAVPRGTTVDLDFTLPGGRPLTVNGVVRWARDGNDRTPELMPGVGVQFTALPPEVAHAISSFVATRDPMFYPD; the protein is encoded by the coding sequence ATGAGTCCCCTGCCCCCCTCCCCCCGGACACCTCCGCCTTCCAGAGAGGCCGAGCTGGCTCGCGCCGAGTCCGACATGGCCCGGCTGGAGGAGCGGCTCGCCGAGCAGGTGGCCCGCGCCGCCGCCGATGCCCAGGCCCTCACCGAGCGGCTCGACCGCGTGCGCCAGGCCCTGGCCCGCCCGGAGAGCGCCGGGGACTCCCGCCTGTCCCAGTGGGCCGTGCGCCTGGAGGACACCGAGTCCCCCGCGCTGACCCCGGACATGGAGCAGCTGCGCGAGAAGGCCCTGGAGGCGCGCGAGGCCGCCCTCGACACCCGCCGTCAGGCCGGGCTGGACCTCCAGTCCTCGCTGCGCCTGCACCAGGAGGACGCCGCCCGGGTGGTCAAGGCGCTGACGGACGCCGAAGCCGACTTGAAGCGCGTGGAGGCCGCCGCCAGGGCCCGCGCCGAAGCCGAGGCCAGGGCCCGCGCCGAAGCCGAGGCCCGGACCGAGGAGCTGGCCCGGCCCCCCGCGATGACGCCCGCCCGGGCGAAGTCGTCCCGCGACGAGACGCCGACCCGCTCCGACAAGCCGGGGCCCAGGCTCCCGCTCCCGCCCGCGAAGGACGAGGCGCGCAGCAATGGCCGGGTGCGGATGCACACGGCCATCGACATGCGCAGCGACTCCAACTTCTTCACTGGCTTCTCCATGGACATCAGCGAGGGCGGCATCTTCATCGCCACGGTGGAGGCGGTGCCGCGCGGCACGACGGTGGACCTGGACTTCACCCTGCCCGGTGGCCGGCCCCTCACGGTGAACGGCGTGGTGCGCTGGGCCCGCGACGGCAACGACCGCACCCCGGAGCTGATGCCCGGCGTGGGCGTGCAGTTCACCGCCCTGCCGCCAGAGGTGGCGCACGCCATCTCGTCGTTCGTCGCCACGCGCGACCCCATGTTCTACCCGGACTGA
- a CDS encoding pilus assembly protein N-terminal domain-containing protein, whose translation MSSRFAVLALGTLLSACIPMGAREPSQATKASAKKVAQRKVDAPPADETLTLKKGAKRTLTVTGLSRVALGDPTIANVETKGADVVELSGLAPGVTTLITWDAAGKRRTYRIEVGG comes from the coding sequence ATGTCCTCCCGTTTCGCGGTCCTGGCGTTGGGAACCCTGCTGTCGGCGTGCATCCCCATGGGCGCGCGCGAGCCATCCCAGGCGACCAAGGCGTCGGCGAAGAAGGTGGCCCAGCGGAAGGTGGACGCGCCGCCCGCCGACGAGACGCTCACGTTGAAGAAGGGCGCGAAGCGCACGCTGACGGTGACGGGCCTGAGCCGCGTGGCGCTGGGCGATCCGACCATCGCGAACGTGGAGACGAAGGGCGCGGACGTCGTGGAGCTCTCCGGCCTGGCGCCAGGGGTCACCACGCTCATCACCTGGGACGCGGCGGGCAAGCGCCGCACGTACCGCATTGAAGTGGGCGGCTAG
- a CDS encoding tetratricopeptide repeat protein: MSEREKKLRELKETAHALYQRGRYSQCVETYSQLVRLLPHDANVRVRLAEACRRAGQRAQAITAYRDAATILMLLGCAARARGALKAALELDPRDPVLQMDVVRLGQGEVISTLLEDEQACPSTGDFFDRLPPTPPPGHMRSMPPPPPPAFVLNAAQEANPSGGLPAAPPITPMTASGTRSTGPGRMPGLGSGPGREALLPHHRPVAPATTPARGPETATELLARSLSRIAAGDHTQAPTPVQGARGPGIATPARAPTPGPVPPAAQVQGATPAVNPAQRSAPAPHDAQVQGATPAVNAGRAPSPAPVPHGAPVQGSPSARPQSPGPAPRGAPVQGPSSFAIAGPVPRIAPVQVTPLARSQGMDGAQRSTAPASSPSAQAASQKALPGALLALPALPQTPAGVVAPTALTPVSRSELPPERPTVKVIALLNRAPEALPTPPPPAPLPRSQLGHPHASSLTMPPLATLPYRPEMRRLAPNVVALRVSPQARWVIIRSDSDLQVSRSEALPGDAATAP; the protein is encoded by the coding sequence ATGAGCGAGCGCGAGAAGAAGCTGCGGGAGTTGAAGGAAACCGCCCACGCCCTGTACCAGCGGGGCAGGTATTCGCAGTGCGTGGAGACGTACTCGCAGCTCGTGAGGTTGTTGCCGCATGACGCGAACGTGCGCGTGCGGCTCGCGGAAGCGTGCCGGCGCGCCGGGCAGCGGGCCCAGGCCATCACCGCGTACCGGGATGCAGCGACGATACTGATGCTATTGGGTTGCGCCGCTCGCGCGCGGGGGGCGCTGAAGGCGGCGCTGGAGTTGGATCCGCGCGATCCGGTCCTTCAGATGGACGTGGTGCGGCTGGGCCAGGGCGAGGTCATCTCGACGTTGCTGGAGGACGAACAGGCCTGCCCCTCCACGGGTGACTTCTTCGACCGGCTGCCCCCCACGCCCCCGCCGGGGCATATGCGGAGCATGCCCCCGCCCCCGCCTCCGGCCTTCGTGCTCAACGCCGCGCAGGAAGCGAACCCTTCCGGGGGCCTCCCCGCCGCGCCGCCCATCACGCCCATGACGGCCTCCGGGACGCGGAGCACGGGGCCCGGGCGGATGCCGGGGCTCGGCTCGGGTCCGGGACGTGAGGCCCTGCTCCCGCATCACCGCCCCGTCGCGCCGGCCACCACTCCCGCGCGGGGGCCGGAGACGGCCACGGAGCTCCTCGCGCGCTCCCTGTCGCGGATCGCCGCGGGTGATCACACCCAGGCACCGACACCCGTTCAGGGCGCGCGGGGCCCGGGCATCGCGACGCCCGCCCGGGCACCGACACCCGGTCCGGTTCCGCCAGCCGCGCAGGTGCAGGGCGCGACGCCGGCCGTGAATCCCGCGCAGCGCTCCGCTCCGGCGCCGCACGATGCGCAGGTGCAGGGTGCGACGCCGGCCGTGAATGCGGGTCGGGCGCCCTCCCCTGCTCCGGTCCCGCACGGTGCGCCGGTGCAGGGCTCTCCCTCGGCTCGGCCCCAGAGCCCCGGTCCGGCTCCGCGGGGTGCTCCGGTGCAGGGCCCGTCCTCGTTCGCGATCGCCGGTCCGGTTCCGCGAATCGCTCCAGTGCAGGTCACGCCCCTGGCGCGGTCCCAGGGCATGGATGGCGCGCAGCGGTCCACGGCTCCGGCTTCTTCACCGTCAGCCCAGGCCGCGTCGCAGAAGGCCCTGCCCGGTGCGCTGCTGGCCCTGCCCGCGCTGCCCCAGACGCCCGCGGGTGTCGTGGCGCCCACCGCCCTCACGCCCGTGTCGAGGTCCGAGCTGCCGCCGGAGCGGCCCACCGTGAAGGTCATCGCGTTGCTGAACCGTGCGCCGGAGGCCCTGCCAACGCCGCCGCCTCCCGCGCCCCTGCCGCGCTCCCAGCTCGGGCACCCGCACGCGTCATCGCTGACGATGCCGCCCCTGGCCACGCTGCCCTACCGGCCGGAGATGCGGCGCCTGGCGCCGAACGTGGTGGCCCTGCGCGTGTCGCCCCAGGCGCGCTGGGTCATCATCCGCTCGGACAGCGACCTGCAGGTGAGCCGTTCGGAAGCACTGCCTGGAGACGCGGCCACGGCCCCTTGA
- a CDS encoding PaaI family thioesterase: protein MTPSPLPLADLVRTVRQSREYHRLTDAIPYTRFMGIGVENLAGEMLCRMRYAPHLIGNSILPALHGGALGALLESSAIFELLLQTDTGRVPKVISSTVDFLRSGKAQDTFARAFITRQGRRVANVRVEAWQDDRTRPIASSHALFLLSEP, encoded by the coding sequence ATGACCCCTTCCCCCCTCCCGCTCGCCGACCTGGTGCGCACGGTGCGCCAGTCGCGCGAATACCACCGCCTCACCGACGCCATCCCCTACACGCGCTTCATGGGCATTGGCGTGGAGAACCTCGCCGGGGAGATGCTCTGCCGCATGCGGTACGCGCCGCACCTCATTGGCAACAGCATCCTGCCCGCGCTGCATGGCGGCGCCCTGGGCGCGCTCCTGGAGTCCTCCGCCATCTTCGAATTGCTGCTCCAGACGGACACCGGGCGCGTGCCCAAGGTCATCTCCAGCACCGTGGACTTCCTGCGCTCGGGCAAGGCGCAGGACACCTTCGCGCGCGCCTTCATCACCCGGCAGGGACGGCGCGTGGCCAACGTGCGCGTGGAGGCCTGGCAGGACGACCGCACCCGCCCCATCGCCAGCTCGCACGCGCTGTTCCTGCTGTCGGAGCCGTGA
- the tnpC gene encoding IS66 family transposase, with translation MAMPDPRDARIAELERLLSAALARIEQQDARIAELEARLRSTSRNSSKPPSSDPPGTPPSKSEPTGRKPGGQPGHKGRKRELLPPEKVTQVVAVPAPERCTGCTGLLLRLESTPPARIHQVVELPRIVPEVKQYELHAGWCAGCDTWRCAPLPAGVPEGNFGPRLTSFIALCTGRFRLSKRRVQELLQDVLGVELALGSVSNLEQAVSSALAAPVDEARAYVRTQPAVHQDETGWWQKHARAWLWVASTATVAVFLIVKSRGKDVAQAMLGKGFQGTLISDRWCAYNWVHALRRQVCWAHLVREFEGFVERGGEAKRLGALLLAEVFVLFEWWHLARDGLLSRATFQRKMRPLMREMERLLAEAADVCPKKVAGTAREILKLKDALWTFVYTEGVEPTNNLAERDLRHAVIWRKTSFGTQSEDGSRFVERILTAVMTLRKQERNVLDALTASLEAHLHGPPAPSLLPGT, from the coding sequence GTGGCCATGCCCGACCCGAGAGATGCGCGTATCGCGGAGCTGGAGCGACTGCTGAGCGCGGCGCTCGCGCGAATCGAGCAGCAGGACGCTCGCATCGCGGAGTTGGAGGCGCGGCTGCGGAGCACCTCGCGTAACTCCTCGAAGCCTCCGTCCTCGGACCCACCCGGTACGCCGCCCAGCAAGTCGGAGCCGACGGGGCGCAAGCCCGGAGGCCAGCCCGGCCACAAGGGCCGCAAGCGCGAGCTGCTGCCGCCGGAGAAGGTGACGCAGGTGGTGGCGGTGCCCGCGCCGGAGCGTTGCACGGGCTGCACCGGGCTCCTGTTGCGACTGGAGAGCACGCCTCCCGCACGAATCCACCAGGTGGTGGAGTTGCCGCGCATCGTGCCCGAGGTGAAGCAGTACGAGTTGCACGCGGGCTGGTGCGCCGGCTGCGACACCTGGCGCTGCGCACCGCTGCCGGCGGGAGTGCCCGAGGGCAACTTCGGTCCGCGCCTGACAAGCTTCATCGCCCTTTGCACCGGGCGCTTCCGCCTGTCCAAGCGACGGGTGCAGGAGTTGCTGCAGGACGTGCTGGGCGTGGAGCTGGCGCTCGGCAGCGTCAGCAACCTCGAGCAGGCGGTGAGCAGCGCTCTGGCGGCGCCGGTAGACGAGGCACGCGCGTATGTGCGGACGCAGCCGGCCGTGCATCAGGATGAAACCGGGTGGTGGCAAAAGCATGCCAGGGCTTGGCTGTGGGTGGCCAGCACCGCGACCGTGGCCGTCTTCCTCATCGTCAAGAGTCGCGGCAAGGACGTCGCCCAGGCGATGCTGGGCAAGGGCTTTCAAGGAACGCTCATCTCTGACAGGTGGTGTGCCTACAACTGGGTGCACGCCCTCAGGAGGCAGGTCTGCTGGGCCCATCTGGTGCGCGAGTTCGAGGGATTCGTCGAGCGCGGCGGGGAGGCGAAACGGCTGGGAGCGTTGCTGCTGGCCGAAGTCTTCGTCCTCTTCGAATGGTGGCACCTGGCACGCGATGGGCTGCTGTCGCGCGCCACCTTCCAGCGCAAGATGCGACCGCTGATGCGAGAGATGGAGCGGCTCCTGGCGGAGGCCGCGGACGTGTGCCCGAAGAAGGTGGCCGGCACCGCCAGGGAAATCCTCAAGCTCAAGGACGCCCTCTGGACGTTCGTCTATACCGAAGGCGTCGAACCCACCAACAACCTCGCCGAGAGGGACCTGCGCCATGCAGTCATCTGGCGAAAGACGAGCTTTGGCACCCAGAGCGAGGACGGCAGCCGCTTCGTCGAGCGTATCCTCACGGCCGTGATGACCCTCCGCAAGCAGGAGCGCAACGTGCTCGACGCTCTCACGGCGTCCCTCGAAGCCCATCTCCACGGCCCCCCCGCACCCTCGCTCCTGCCCGGCACATAA